A section of the Spirochaetota bacterium genome encodes:
- a CDS encoding molybdopterin dinucleotide binding domain-containing protein codes for IIQTINSMVGSLGNSVKLVTFATPAKPVIAKKSKGLDEYIASDMTCDIVLINNANPVYSSVYGERLSEKLKKASTVVLFTSSLNDTAQYADYIFPTLTSLEIPFTGQAVSAKFEAKHAGDSLLAIAKNIPNITSQFPWNSYLDVVKAVSFQTKNVANLDIPVDIITAKLEELEKLLQASGSYSISMVPFEIPVVGEGNGLALPYVLKALPNTILKGDTSWVWMNPVTASKEGISEGSKIDIESSRGELDTVRVHLTKRVAYDTVAMPIGFGHEELTEYGSEKGVNPKPIMSDALDPLSGYADWWLTRVKLS; via the coding sequence ATAATACAAACAATCAACAGCATGGTTGGCAGTCTTGGTAACAGTGTTAAACTCGTTACATTTGCAACTCCTGCAAAGCCAGTAATAGCAAAGAAGTCCAAGGGGCTGGATGAATATATAGCCAGTGATATGACCTGTGATATAGTGCTGATAAACAACGCAAATCCAGTATATTCTAGTGTATATGGTGAGCGCCTTTCTGAAAAGCTTAAAAAAGCTTCAACAGTTGTGCTCTTTACTTCTTCGCTTAATGATACAGCACAGTATGCTGATTATATTTTCCCAACACTTACTTCACTTGAAATTCCTTTTACAGGTCAGGCTGTATCAGCTAAGTTTGAAGCAAAACATGCTGGTGACTCCTTGCTGGCAATAGCAAAAAACATACCCAATATAACCTCTCAATTCCCATGGAATAGTTATTTAGATGTGGTAAAAGCTGTTAGTTTCCAGACTAAAAATGTAGCAAACCTTGATATCCCTGTTGATATCATCACTGCAAAGCTGGAAGAATTAGAAAAATTGCTACAAGCCTCAGGCTCATATTCCATATCGATGGTACCTTTTGAAATACCAGTAGTTGGTGAGGGAAATGGTCTTGCACTTCCCTATGTATTAAAAGCCCTCCCCAATACAATTTTAAAAGGCGATACAAGCTGGGTATGGATGAATCCAGTTACAGCATCAAAAGAAGGAATTTCCGAAGGCTCCAAAATCGATATTGAATCTTCCCGTGGTGAACTTGACACAGTCAGAGTACATTTAACCAAACGCGTTGCTTACGATACTGTTGCAATGCCTATCGGTTTTGGCCATGAGGAATTAACCGAATATGGTAGCGAAAAAGGTGTTAACCCAAAACCCATAATGTCAGATGCATTGGACCCTCTTAGTGGTTATGCTGACTGGTGGTTAACACGAGTAAAATTGAGTTAA